TGAGTGTTTGAATTTCTTTTTTTTCAAACTCTGAAGTTGCTGTATTTTTAAGATTTTTTAGATTTTCTAAGTGGGGGCTATCTTTGAGTGTGATAACAATTCCAGCAGTTTTTGCATCCTTTGCGATTAAATTTTGCAAGAAAAAAGGGTGATTTAGAATCTCTTTTTTGGCAAGATTTAAATCTATTTTTTCAGAAAGTAAAGTAGGGCTAAGTTTGAGTGTTTCTTGTAAGTCTAAGTTTGGTATGCTTTTGAGCAAGGGTGCATTTAGAATGCTTAACACATTTTGCACTTGTGGGATTGCATTTAAATCAGCATTGAGTTTTTTTAAAGTTTCTAGTGAGCTAGGTGAGAATATATCGCCACTTTTTGGACTAAAAGCAAGGATTAAAAAATCTTTAGCGGAGTAGTTTTTTAAAATAGATTCATAGGTTTTAAAGTCTTTATCATTTTCTAAAATCAAACTATCAGAACTTGCATCAATGGGAAGCTTTAAAGCAAAGAATCCAAAAATGAAAAACAAAGCCACGCAAACAAATAAAAAGCGTTTTGGTGCATGCAGGATTTTTTTATAAAAGCGTGCAAAAAGTTTTGAGAAAGCGCTTCCTATAAGTTTTTGAGATTTAAATATATTATTTTGTTTCAAAAGAAATTTCACTTTGTAGACCATCTAAAAGCGCATTGAAATCAGACTTTGCTAAAAAATCGCTAATTTGTGAGCGGTAAGTTTGGATTACGCTAACGCCTAGAATATCCACATCATAAATTTTCCAATCTTTTTTATTATCATAGAATTTAAAGGTAATGTAATTTACCTTGCCATCTAAAATAAGAGAAGTTTTGAGATTGTAGCGATTGCTTTTTGGCTGGTCTCCTCCAACAACTTCCATTTTTTCATCTTTATAGAGTTTGAGTTTGTCTGTAAAGTTTTTTTTGAGATTTCTTTCAAAGCTTTCACGAAAGGCTTTAAATTGTTCTGGTGTTAAGGTTTTGTAATATTGTGAGAGCGCGAGTTGGCTCATAAGATTATAATCAAATATTGGATCAAAAAGCACAAAGATTTGATTTGCCACTTGTTGAATATTGGCTTCATCTTTTGGTGTGTTTTGCGTTGTTTTTGGGAGTTTTTGCAAGATACGCAAAGTTGTGTTAATGTTTGTTTTCATTGTGCTATCAATTTTGTCAAATTCTATGCTAAAACTAAGACTAATTAGAAAAATCCAAGCAAATAAAAGTTTTGTTAATGTTTTCATAAATCTCCTTTGATAAGTTCATTGCGACGCTGAAAGTAAGCAGCACGCATTAAAATATAGTCATCACCAATTGCTCCTTGTCGTAAGCTATCAATTGTATCTTTATGGTATGCAATATAGTTAAACTCTTTAAATGCAGAGCTAGCCACACTAAGACTTGTTGGATTAAGATAAGTAGTTGGATTTGCTAATGCATTTAAGGGTATTGCAATGGTATCGCGTATGCTACTAGGTCCTAAAATAGGCAAAACAAGATAAGCTCCACTGCCTATTCCCCA
The Helicobacter winghamensis ATCC BAA-430 DNA segment above includes these coding regions:
- a CDS encoding Tgt2/MlaC family protein, producing the protein MKTLTKLLFAWIFLISLSFSIEFDKIDSTMKTNINTTLRILQKLPKTTQNTPKDEANIQQVANQIFVLFDPIFDYNLMSQLALSQYYKTLTPEQFKAFRESFERNLKKNFTDKLKLYKDEKMEVVGGDQPKSNRYNLKTSLILDGKVNYITFKFYDNKKDWKIYDVDILGVSVIQTYRSQISDFLAKSDFNALLDGLQSEISFETK